The following nucleotide sequence is from Mytilus edulis chromosome 13, xbMytEdul2.2, whole genome shotgun sequence.
TCGATGCCGCTGTCGTCAATCTGAAGTGGAAACTTTCGTTCCCTCTTGGCACCAATGGGAGTTGAATGTCTTAATGGCATCCTGGGTGGTAATGGCAAGCTATTGCCATCTCCACTAACACTGTTAGACCGGGGTGGTATAGCAGGGGCTCTAGTGGGACTTGGTAAGTTAGTTGCATCTCTTTCTTTAACATGCTGAATGGTCCCTGAATCAACGCTCATTGAGTGATGCAAAGTTGGTATCTTAACATGTAATTTAGAATTATAAGTTTTATGATTCATACCTTGACCAACACGACCTCCACGTATGGGGATAGCACCACCTCTTAACATTCTTAAAGGGTTTGTTTCCACATCTTCATCCCCACCAGTGGATGAGGACATAGCTCCTTTACCAGGAATACCTTGGGGTTCACGAATATTACGAGAATGTCCTTCCTCACTACCGCTGATTACTCCTCTTTGATGATCAAGGGAGCGTCGTATTCTACTCTCCCTTGCAAGTTTATTCATAATTTCACGAGGGGAAGGTTCAGAAAAGTCCTCCCCTACAAAAAGACTGGAAGATTTATTGTAAGAATCCCTACGAGAATCATCCTGACGATTGACTTCTGTAGCACTATTTACCGACTCCGTACCAGAATCAGTATGAACATTGTCTGAATCAGGTTCATCAATCCTTAATACTTCTACATTGTTTTTAATGTCTTCAGAGTCACACTCTGATGTTTGTTCACTAGAAGTGTCTAAAATTTTAGGTCTATATTCATCTTCTGGTAGTTTTACTTTCAGATCATATTCTTGAGGAATTTCTGGCGGTGGTTTTTGTGGACGAGGCACAGGTTCTACTCTCTGTATGATTTCTGGTCTAGGTTTTGGAGCAGGTATTGGTATATCAGATCGTTTGCTGTCAGGCCGTGGTTTTGGAACTGGTTTCTGATGATAACTCATCTCTGTAAAttgattaaaattcatttcagGTGGTTCTAAGTCAAAGTCATCTATCATTGCAAGAGGCACCCCATATGTACTATCTTGATGTACAGGAGTAACCTCCCTTCTTTCTGGTGTAACCTCTCTTTTcattggagttatttccctttttgcaGGAGTAATTTCTCTTTTTGCAGGAGTTATATCTCTCTTTGCAGGAATTATTTCTCTTTTCGCAGGAGTAATTTCTCTTCTAACTGGAGTTAACTCCCTTTTGACAGGAGTTACCTCTCTTTTAGGTGGAGTAACTTCCCTTTCTTCAGAGGAGTATGAAGTACCAGATTTTTCCTTCACAGAACCTCTCATAACTAACTGGTTATAAGCCTCCATTGCTCCAGGAGGAACACTTTCTACTTGATCTGCTTTATTTTTGATCTCCTCGGAGAAAGTACGTTGACGATCAAGTTTCGGACTACGTTTAAATGAGAATTTGAATCTTGATCCATTCTGTGGTGACCCTGAATCACTTTCTGAATCTGACTGATATTTATCAGGTGACGAAGGTTCTTGTGATGATGACATATGAGAACGAGAACTTAATTCATTTGCCATGGCGATAGCATCATCTATCATTTTTTCATCAGATGCTGACATTGGTTTGACTTTGGCTTGTTTTCGTGGTTCTGGTTTCGGAGGCTCCCTGTTTCGAGGTTCCTGCAAGGCAAAAATTGAACATGCATAGTGATTACATAAATAGATACATGCTGTCTATAATAAAGATATTTTCATATACTCCAGACTTGATTATACTGAAGAAAAGCTGAAGATAATTTCTATAAGAAGAATATAATAATTACCCTATATCCCTTTTCTCCTAATGAgaatatacaatatttatatgtgaatgtatatgtaaaaaaaaaaaggatatttaaTTCAGATTTATGATTTTTTCAATCTGTCCATTCATCAATTGCTTGTATAGATTGATTGTTCCTTGTACGTCAGAGATTGTAAATTGAGCAACAGCAACATGCAATGCCATGCACATAATGATCACAGTTgaatttttttgtgtttgtttttttaaagtttttttttctttctattttatatcataatacacttttttaaagcaaattaaagagaaatatatgtttcattccatataatttaacaaaattttgcaGAGAAGAAAGATTGAACAGCTATAGCTGTTAAGAGGAAGTAGAATTAGAGGCAGACATACTAGTCTAGGTGGTTGAACAGGAAGTGGTGGTGGTGGTGACTTTGATCCTCTCCCATTGGTCATCAGTTTAGGAGGCGATTCATGTTGAGGTGTTGTAGTTGCTGATGAATCATTTGAAGATGAGTTTGCCAACTTTGCCTCTTTGTCGTTTATTGCTTTCAATACTTCATCCATAAATGAAGGTCCGAAATCAAAAGAACTCTGTAAAATGTCAAGTTTTataattaaatatcaataaaaaaaaagatatggtaaaTATACAGAAATGACATGTCAGACGGCAatcttacaacaacaaaaaaacaacaaacaaaaacatgtagAGATCAGTGAAAGTTATTTAATAATAGACTATGCTTGCTATGATATGGACAAATTATGAATAAATGTCAATACATTTAatgatttgcattttttttttaaatcaaaatcgcaatatttttctcaagaacaaaaatttaattgtgttttattttataactaatGGTCTTGAATCAGGGAAGACTTGTGCCCACGTAAAACTGATTTTAACAGTTAAACACCCATCATACGTTTTACCTGTCCCTAGTCAGGTTATCTGTTTTAAGTTGTAGTCTTTGTATTTAACTTTTTGGAGGAATCTGTATTGTCGGTTTAtgtgattttttatttcattatctaATATTTTTGGTAATGTCTATTATAGTTTTTTTTGACATTATCTAATTTATCTTTTATTAATTACAGTGTATTCTGTTTATCCATCACACAAGAGGACCAGAAAAAAAGTTGGATTAAGCAGGGTAttggaatactcaggtttttttCTGCAACAATAGGCATATTTTGGGATAGCCCTAAGATGTTATGAATCATAGACTGTTAGTACAAAcgtttatatatgatttattttttcataccGACATGTCAGGCATTTTGAAGTCAGCAAATATAGAATCATCATCTATATCTTGATACTGGAAATCTCCACTATCAACCTCGTCTGTCCTTGTTACATATTGACTGTCTATAGATTCCTGACTTATCCAGGAGTGACCATTAGTACCCAGAGATCCATTCATATTATGTCCATTTTCATCTCTATTAAGACTCACAGTTGATATCCGACTTTCACCTTCTTTCCCTGGAAGATAGATCATAATCATCATTACTTACTATAATTGTAATTACTTCTTTCCTTTCAATAATCTATCCAGGTtgtattttctatttttgaaCATCCATAAACTATATGGCCCTGTATTAACATGATTTTTTCATAGCATTTtcaaattaacatattttaagatGGATGTCTTTTTATCCTAAGCATGGAATTAGATCACCATTAATTTCTTTccataaattaaatacaaaaatttaaaagtaaatgtttCTGTTTTAGGGTCTTGATGCTATGCAGATATATTTACAACAAAGGCTTattttcattgttgaaagctatactgtgacctatatttgttgACTTTAATGtcaatttggtctctgatggagagtggtctcattggcaataatagctcatcttcttatttttacattataatattGTAGTTTTTTCTgcatattacaaaatgtataataaaatatatcataatgaaatATCTTTTATATGATTTTGCAAAATCTAAATACCAACCTGTACTAGCAACTTTGACTGGCAGTTTGTCGTAATTATCACCAATGAAACCAACATCACCGAAAATAGCACCATCGTAACCAATATGCCCTGTGTGACGAAGGTCATTCTGTGGACCACTGATCATCTCAGCATTGAACCGCCTTAATGACTTCCTGTTTGATTctgcaataaataaataataattttaatatattatggagatttttttatttaatgtttgaaGTCAAGTTCCTGAAAAGTAAAATGTAAACAGAAACAGAAATtgctaaaaatggaaaataaaattttatatcaaGATTATCCAATGACATTTTTCAACAGAAATTGACGAAActgattaataaaattatgtttcgAAATATTTCCTTTTACATATATagagaataaaaaataattcttatattAGTTTTAAAACTGATTAAATCATGTGTAAGCGTTGACTGTGTCATTGCATATTTCTGTGTATTATTTAAGCATGTGGCCATTCCCATACAATGGAAGCAATATCTGTGGTACAATATATACCTTTAAACCTGTGTCATTTAACTATACTTGTGTTTCATATTTatgtaaatatcaaataaaatatatgagcTTTGACAATCTATAACATATGACAATttcctttgaaaaaaatttgacTTGGTATGAAAGCCCTCTGGTCAAAATTTATAAGAACAGAATTTACAATGATACAGGAGTATCTTTTATGATGAACAGTAATATCTGTCTAAATTAACTGTATCCCTCAGGACTGTGTTTGGCATAGACACTAGTGTCCACAGTTTACTGGTTTAATTACTACAGAATGTTCTTATTACAAGAGATCAGATGGTTTTAATCAGTTAGTTTtcactgttaaaatatttctctAAAATAAATTCTTAATAATTGACATCTTTTATAAAACCCTGAACCTGGAAGGAACCTGTTAGTTTGGAAAAGGTCAAGGATCAGATATAGGGTTCACTCCATTCTAATGTAATTAGTAGAACAGCATGAAGCTTATTTTAGCTCACTTGAATTAATTATAATCAGTTGCAGTTAGCATAAAGCTTtttccttatttatttttaaggTTTCAAATTTCACATTTGGATATGATTCCactgctttgttgtttaaaatcgcgaaattttacaccctaAAAAATAACTCGCTATACGGTATAAATTTAGTGAATGTGACATCCATTTTTTAATAAACTCAAGACAGAACAAATTTTgttttaggggccagttgaagccAGCCTGTGGCTGTGGGATTTTCTTGCTATATTGAATACCAATTGGTGGCCCTTGGTTGTTTTCTGCCCTTTGGTCAGGTTATTTCATGTGACttaatttctatctaaaaaagcCCATGCCCCACAGACAGATGATCTATTTTGGAGCTGAGACCCAGTTGTCAAAATTATGGTCCATTCTATCTAAGTATCTAATTAAGAGATCATGCTGCTCCAACTTGTTGAGGATCTGATTAATGACCTTATTTTAAGTGAtattctaattttttggcattaTGTGATAAGTCATAAGCTGTTGTCAATATTTTGTTATAGAAGCCACACTACACATCTATTTGTCCCTTCTCCAATCTTACCTTTCTTACCACCCTTTTTGGGGGATTTTTCTTTCTTGTCTGATTCTATAAATAGCATAACcaatcaaattgtaaaaataaagatttaggCATAATTGGGGTCTATTGTAGCAAATAGGAGTTAAATCAAAATAAGATTATTCACTACTAAGCATctagcaaacattttttttttaaaatacaataaaaagtaaaatcttttatcttttattcaagaattaattgtaattgtaatattCATTCCACATTTTTGCATGTctaacatttttttatcattaaaaatttGCAATTCTTTAAAATGATTGTTTTCTTGTTTGCATTTTGGAAACTTGTAGTAAATGTCTGTAGAATTTAACTCCtctatttaaaatatattcaatGTCTAAGTATGTAGAATACTAAACTACCTATAATActgtatttataaaaatgtaaaatttaggACTCGGCATGCTGGCATAGTTTCATTATATGACTGACAGTGGCTCTCTGCCAGCATGCAAAATGTGCTCTTGTGCTGAAATAAATGCTATTATGAAATGCATATACATCAAGCAATGATATGATTCTATTCTACAGTATAAATTGTAAGACCCTAAATTCCCAGCTTATAAAAAGAAGAGAAGAAAACTTCTaaatacagtataagaaaatcaGAATAAAATGAAGCATATCTAGATAGTAGTATTCCTTTAATCTAACTACCTAacctaaatgtttaaaaaatttggcttgcaaaaaaaacaaaaaaaacaaattggtaaTAAATGCAAGAAATAATAAAATCCAATATTAGTGTTATAAAAGAAACAATTGAATGtaaaagagtaaaaaaatattaatgtaaataaagatgataggcaaaaatgttcataaaaattacccaaaatttttattataaatctcTTAAAAAAATTCCACAGCATGAAAGCAAAATTGAGTAAAATCAAAGGACAGGTACACTGAtgattttgatgattttattGAGTGATCTATGTCATCGTCTAAGTGATAGTAAGTCCTTGACTAATATTTTAGACTCATGTCTGGGTTCAACTTGAGGAAGTTCCAATTTGTTATCAGTATTTTTTGAAGATACTCATAGCAGTTTGTGGATAAAAGCATGATTATGATGTGCAACATTTTCTagcatttttgttcttttttcttACCTTTCCTTACAAGTTTGACCATAGGTTGGTCTGAGTcagctttttcttttttagagtCTACATGAAAAATTTACTATTTATTTGGGGTTTCCAAATGGAAATTAAACCAATTTTGTTAATAGATAATGATAAGAAATCAAATATACTTGTTCACAAATATTTAagtgtaaaatttcattaatctgtaagacatttaaaaaaattattataacaaTTTAGACAAAATTTTCTagtaaaagaaagataactctattaTGAAAAGGGTTATAAAAAACAGGTGCATTGTATTTTTGGAAGTTTTTAATGTGTATCTTAATCCTCTCTTAAATGGAGCTCTTCCCCTAAAACcataattatcatttaaaaaaaatttccattttcatttgaattgtgtTTTAAGTATGGCAAGCCGGGATAAAAGCAAGATAATGATTTGCAACATTTCCGAGCGGCTTTTTCTTACCTTTTCTTGAAAGTTTGACTTTAGGTGTGTCcaattctttttcctttttagagTCTATATGAAATAAGGATATTTTGTTCTTCACTTTTGGACTgatatttttaataaccattcaCACAAAAAACCATGAATTTACCAAATTTTAATCattgaaaaataagttaatttcTATATTCTTTCTTTGTTATATTCAATACAAAAAACTatagtttttgatttttgttgattTAAAGTTCACttcaaaaatgttaaacattgaaaaaCGTGAAATCAAAGTTAAGGCTAATATATATTACTTTGTGAAAAGTTGTGTGTGAGAGCTTACCTTTTCGACTGAGTTTAATTTTGGGTGTGTTTGATTCCTGGTTTTCTCTTTTAGAGTCTATGAAAACAAAGGAGTGCAAATTCACACAAAAGAAACAATACTTTACAAACTAATATTTAATCTTGCTAATAAAAGCTCCAACACTCTTGATTTTGATATTAAGTTCTCTTCTGATAATACATTAGAAAAAGCAATATATAATATGGAATCCAATCCATAATTTTAGGGTAATCCTCAAATATAGAAAAGTCTGTTTCACTGATTATCTTTATTGTTagcaatattttattaaaaaggcatagaaaatgttggattatcTCTTAAAAACTCCAATTACAATGACCATAAAAGTGGTCATGTTCCCAGCCAATGATCAAAATCGGGTCAGATTATTTCATGAGCCAAAAAATATCCAAAACTAATGAATTCAAATTTTTACAGATCCAATGACTTTACTctatagaaaatttataaattttcctTTTACAATTTTGATTACAAGCAATGTTTTTTTAATAGCTTCAATAACTATCTGAGCTCCAATAACTGTCTGACCAGATTTTATCACTGGCATGTGAATATTCTGTTATTTACGAATCTTTCTTATACATTATCTCTGGCATCCAGTCTAATACTTTCCCGTAGGATTTTAAAAACAAGCAAATTAACAAGCaggaattaaattaaaaacagaCGACAGAGGATATAATTAATGCTGAGACCTTTTCTACCCGTTAGCTTGTTAGGAGAGAAAGAGTGTCGATCTTACCTTTACGACTTAGTCGTATATTAGAGAAGAATGAACTTCCACTCTCTCTTTTAGATTCTATTAGAAATAAcgggaaataaaatatttttattcatctgatttcAAAATTGTAATGAAAAGTTACTGAAcccataaaaatgaaattttctaaaattcttgtacattaattttgattaattactTGCATATTCTtattcaaaacaaataacaatatttgaaatagttaaaaaatattttacattaattcTGAAAATCATCTACTTTTATATACTGAttcaaatcaaataataaaatttgaattaaactgtACAATGTGTTACATGAAACTAAAAAGACCTTTGCTGCATTTAGCATTACATTGGTTTATTTATCACAATATTTGAGATATATTTTAGATTccatattacaaaaaaatgtttaaacaacTAAAATCATCACTATGTATACATCTATATAAAAGAAAGAACAGAATTTAAGCAAGAAAAGACCACCCAActatttttgacaatattttccGAAGTGATTTTGAATTGCATTTAGTAGTTACATAAAAAGCTGACAAGGTCGATGACAAGGTCAATGACAAGGTCGTAGACAAGCGAGAAAGTAAAGATTTGTTAGACATAGAGGCTTACCTTTACGTGATAGTTTTATTTTTGCATCACCATTTTCCCGTTTTGATTCTAACAAAAAGTTTATACATGTCAATTATACTAACTACCCACACATAATAATTAATGGTTTAATTTACAACATATAAGAATAATCTCGGCGAAAACTCTGTATTATTATACAACATAATTCTATTAAACTCTGTAAACTACATGCTGTAGTTCTATGACCAAGACGAAAATTTATAGTCCAACTGGGGCATATGAAGTATCCAGATGTTTATATAAGTAAAAGTTATAGCTGAATCACCTATTTCTAGTGAAGTTTTATCCCTACTTTTTTCATAATTCTGACTTATATCTTGGTCAGTTCTAAAATTTGTTTCTTCTTGTTCGAGTCCAGTCTATAAGTAAAAGTCCTGGTTCATACCTAGTTGATCTAATCCATTAAACTAATACACATAACAATATCTCTAgttcaaaattataaatcaatGAAAATACATTTCCAAACACACATGCAAAAATGTCTATTTCTGGGTTATGATGGAAccatgtaatttaaaaaatacttttatcaattgatataaaatattttaaaggcaaaaaatgaatatctttttcacttgtttttttacttcatattGAAAATTTGTAGAACCAGCTGTAATTTTAAATTCCAATGTAACCAAAttcataaattcataaaaaaaaaccaacattccTTGTATCAATGACTACTGTAAACATTGAAAATCAAAGGTCAAATGTTACCCCCTGATGACAACATCAATGCCATGTTACTATAGTAATGCAGTAACCTCCTGACCCCTGTACAACTCACCTTTTCTACTGATACTTTTAGACACACTAGGACTATTCTTGTGTTCAATTATTGGCATAACATTAGCTGGATCAAAATATCCACATTTACCATTCCCAAGAACACCCTTCCAGAATCCTGACTTCGGACAATCTTCAGGGCTGAAAACATATATCTTCAAGTAATTAAATGTTATTCCCTAAAACCCCTCCACAAAACTGTCTATGGAAAATATTCTATACTGTGACAGGTAACATATCACCATCAATTTCTCCATTTAAATTTGAGTGCCTGCAAGCATGTTTAACtccaccacattatgtatgtgtttGTCCCTAGTTAGGGGGCTTGTCATTATCTtatgttgctgtgtaacatatttgtacttttttttattacaaaatgtttCTGTACCATTTGTATAAACAAGCTTCTAAATTCATTTTTCTTGAATGAACTGTCCCAGTTAACAAGGGTCATTCAGGGGAAAACATGTTTACATAAGACATTGTCTCTTgaagatattcattttttttgtaactacATCCATTTTTTCTCTGTTAAAAAGTACTAAACTGGATGATTGTGTATGCACTCCCCTCAGCCTACATGCAAACTTTGTCACATGAATGAAATGGCAAATGGGTCTGTAATTCATTATTTTAAACTTGTAAACAAAATAAGCTTCAAATTTTAACCTGAACAGAACATATTCTAATAAACCAAAAATCAGATTCATATCTGTAAGAATAACATACTTTTTATAATCTATGCATGTGAAATTTCTAAAATTCTTTATACTCCAACTTACTTTTTATCTAATACATATATGACATCATATGATTTATAATACAGGAAGTCTTTAGGTACAACCACTTCTGGGAAATCTTTCATAGCTTTAACTTGGGTAGGTCTCATCTGTAATATAATCCAGAACTCATAAAATTTTCaatgctgtggattcattattattttttggataccaattttttcgtggatttcatgggtacagggggaccatgaatttaaatgttcaacaaaatacaaattgtCTTCAGAACAGTATgcagactttgtcaaaaccacgaaatcaaatatccatgaatatgcaagtttccatcaatccacaaaaaattggtacccacaaataTAATAAAGTAATCTCAACAATTTTTCCCTGGACATATCTGgaagatctgtactttgtgtcttttacagctaatttccttaTGCATGTAGAATAAgactttggtaagcttgcttgcttgctttgtttgtatattgtacaattgtaattgggataacgttctatcaaatttaaatataatacatgtatatacaggtttaactatgcCTATTTATATTGCTTGCAGatttcaatcttaattacaatgcttcatctaaagtttataaaaacaaagcaagTAAGCCAACAAAGTCTTACTCTACAaccattaggaaattagctctaatAGTGTTGTTGTGCTTTATATTCAGCTGATAAGTTAAATCCTTTTTCACAGATTTTTATAGTCTTTATGTTGTGCAGTTACACTACCGTCAAAATCTGGGGGAGGGTTGAGCAcctgcaaacatgtttaaccccaccacattatgtatgtgcctgtcccaggttGGGAGCCTGTCAAGCAgtgtttgtcatttgttgctgtgtgtatcatttgtttttcgtttattgttttgtacataaatcagtaAGTTGGCCATTAGCTTACTCGTTTGAGTTTTACATTAGCCATTTCaaggcctttatagcttgctatgctgtatgtgttttatttttatttgttaaaatccGTCCAATGGcctatagttgctaacttctACATCAATTGTTCTCTTgagaagagttgtcttattggccaACATACTACATCTTATTTCTATCCTTGCAATAtggtatgaaatatttaataggaAACAAAGGATTGAGGAACATAAATTAGTATATAGTGGAATAACAGGAGCCAACAttaggccaaacaaaaaagtaatTGTGTTTACTGTTACATGcagaaaaaaatagggtaggcaggtaggtagggaattttttgaatttttaataatttttaataatttttttaagtcTATTGGAGCAACATTGTGACTTCAACAATTGTTAATCAAAAAAGGTaaatacaagaatgtgtccccagtacaagGATGCCTCAATCgtgctatcattttctatgttcagtggactgtgaaattgaggtaaaaactctaatttggcattaaaattagaaagatcatatcatagggaacatgtgtactgagtgttaagttgatcggacttcaacttcataaaaaactacattgaccaaaaaactttaacctgaagcgggacagacagatggaacaaacgaacggacatacagaccagaaatcataatgcccctatactatcgtaggtggggcataaaaaactttAGGGTAGTTAATACAAATAAGAGTAGGTAGGGGTATAGTAAACATACTTTTTTTGTTTGGTTCTAGCTCTACCTACCTGAGGTAACATTACAAATAATTCACTGAACAATGGACGTCTTTCTGGATCATGTTCCCAACATTTGGTCATTATCTGGTAGTATTCTTTAGGACATAAATCTGGTCGCTCTAGTCTTTGGCAGTTTGGTGCATCTATTGATTCTAATATCTATCATagaaacaagaaaataaataaactacatagaaatgtgtaaattttatcatttttgttgagGTGTAATAGTAACATGTAATACAACACATAACCCAAATAATTCAGTCCCACTCTGTCTCTCTCATTTCCTAGGGCCAACTTTCTTCATATAGTAAAAATGGGCCATGAATACTAGATTTTGATTGGTGCTTTCTGTGAGAAAGCAAATCAGCTGCCAGCATAGTTTTATTCAGTATTCTAGGGTATTTTAGCCACCATAGAGCAACAGTATGAAATGTATTCATCAAGTACAGTTGAAAATTGTTTACTTTGGTTCtaattatcaattataatatttgtttcattaaaatGTATAGCAGAACTTACTTGTTGACCAGTTAATCCTGCCCATGGCTGGAACCCGTATGTAAATATTTCCCATAACGTTACACCAAATGCCCAAATATCACTGGCTGAGgtgaattttaaataatttatacacTCTGGTGCACACCTGAAAaagaaatcagttattttttatgttgaaatatttctttgaacATCTTAACTAAACAACTATCAAAACTCAATTTCTGTTTGGTAATATattgtaaacaaacaaaatttttcATGACTTTGGcaaaaagaaaaaacacaaatataaatgGTTAGTTTAAAGTAGTCAACAGTCATCAAAATTTGTTCATACATTATGTTGGTATTGTAAGATATATTTATTGGGGTATTTTAAGGAAATCTGGTACACATTGATATAACatataaaatggttttttttcaaggattttgtaaatattaccattatgacaattttatattCGAAGTTAGAAAGAAATTAACTGACTAAAGAATGGTAGATGTAATCACAGATTCCATTTTATTGTATTCTATTTTTACATGCCTCAACAAAATCTAAAAACATGATGACACCAAAGAATTTCAATTTACCCTTTGTGATATGTCTATTGTAATCTTTGGCTTTAAAGTTTGTTGCTGTATCTCTCATTTTCTTAATTGTTTTTTGTATTGCTCATAAATGAAGCcatttagttttctcatttgatttgCTTTACATTTGGCATTTCGAAGCACTTATAGCTTTATACTATGCTGTaaggtttttgctcattgttgaaagctttAATGATCTATAAGCCTTCTACAGCATTTTTCTCTTatatatctccttatttttatattgaccaTCATATTACATTTCTTAATGTTGTGAGATATTTATTCTATgcttataaaacaaaagaaaattaagattatctcccttataccaatgactataaatatatatgtaacttaCCAAGCTATAGGCAATTTTAGGTTTAGACTAAAATTACTCTGATAGTAATCTTTACCGATACCTAAGGCTCGAGATAATCCAAAGTCACTTATTTTTACCTGAAAGAAATAGAAATATAAATGTCATAAAGTACATTGATGACAAGTTCATCTG
It contains:
- the LOC139499880 gene encoding uncharacterized protein isoform X9, which produces MTTEKSLLEFMEEAELDHYYQALKDQLKINAIHQLKYVEEEDLNDIGMTKPEMRRLKKMYKKEFPAGALGKLKKAILTRSGGDIGRSLSPSPPEQRSPRPSSYIRPPCKQIIPANSIQINKTLGEGEFGIVQQGLWTTETGEKVQVAIKCLTKEKMHTGTTEFLKEANIMQNVDHENIVRMYGVVLDKDDSLMLVTELAPMRSLLECLKEQSLRTDFPLPRLCDFAQEICDGMSYLESKRLIHRDLAARNILVFSKSKVKISDFGLSRALGIGKDYYQSNFSLNLKLPIAWCAPECINYLKFTSASDIWAFGVTLWEIFTYGFQPWAGLTGQQILESIDAPNCQRLERPDLCPKEYYQIMTKCWEHDPERRPLFSELFVMLPQMRPTQVKAMKDFPEVVVPKDFLYYKSYDVIYVLDKNPEDCPKSGFWKGVLGNGKCGYFDPANVMPIIEHKNSPSVSKSISRKDSKRENQESNTPKIKLSRKDSKKEKELDTPKVKLSRKESDKKEKSPKKGGKKESNRKSLRRFNAEMISGPQNDLRHTGHIGYDGAIFGDVGFIGDNYDKLPVKVASTGKEGESRISTVSLNRDENGHNMNGSLGTNGHSWISQESIDSQYVTRTDEVDSGDFQYQDIDDDSIFADFKMPDMSSSFDFGPSFMDEVLKAINDKEAKLANSSSNDSSATTTPQHESPPKLMTNGRGSKSPPPPLPVQPPRLEPRNREPPKPEPRKQAKVKPMSASDEKMIDDAIAMANELSSRSHMSSSQEPSSPDKYQSDSESDSGSPQNGSRFKFSFKRSPKLDRQRTFSEEIKNKADQVESVPPGAMEAYNQLVMRGSVKEKSGTSYSSEEREVTPPKREVTPVKRELTPVRREITPAKREIIPAKRDITPAKREITPAKREITPMKREVTPERREVTPVHQDSTYGVPLAMIDDFDLEPPEMNFNQFTEMSYHQKPVPKPRPDSKRSDIPIPAPKPRPEIIQRVEPVPRPQKPPPEIPQEYDLKVKLPEDEYRPKILDTSSEQTSECDSEDIKNNVEVLRIDEPDSDNVHTDSGTESVNSATEVNRQDDSRRDSYNKSSSLFVGEDFSEPSPREIMNKLARESRIRRSLDHQRGVISGSEEGHSRNIREPQGIPGKGAMSSSTGGDEDVETNPLRMLRGGAIPIRGGRVGQGMNHKTYNSKLHVKIPTLHHSMSVDSGTIQHVKERDATNLPSPTRAPAIPPRSNSVSGDGNSLPLPPRMPLRHSTPIGAKRERKFPLQIDDSGIDGHSTPQSLVRNYAWSESSKLTQHERTLPPAPPPPLKKHQIDDKPFDSGLDEDDDVFEGHDITPPSTLKIDTSSKSSTFPRVKFQFQKVKCNLEQLGFYNRKDPFWVKTLTLAGRNISDRGSSEEVSPLMLANYKTSEGVSYEDLLDFAFDREKNCEEVEMMRSVFKNEISVEDCQQALTETKWIVPMAIKYVKLKQLLSAQLGDITLCKEALMACDWDVQRAANHVLSNLSSPEIIDV